In Vigna unguiculata cultivar IT97K-499-35 chromosome 3, ASM411807v1, whole genome shotgun sequence, a single genomic region encodes these proteins:
- the LOC114179198 gene encoding EPIDERMAL PATTERNING FACTOR-like protein 2 isoform X2, whose translation MGFDHHLICGQRLGFLCICLLFLIVSSWIHKGFLIEGRMTKKLSDFHQTISEDKAIMRPRIGSRPPKCERRCRSCEHCEAIQVPTNPQAQNGKKNSWKFSSVAYARLGGSSNYKPMSWKCKCGNLIFNP comes from the exons ATGGGCTTCGATCATCATCTCATTTGTGGTCAAAGACTTGGCTTCCTTTGCATTTGTCTTCTGTTTCTCATTGTTTCAAGCTGGATCCATAAGGGGTTCCTTATTGAAG GTAGAATGACAAAAAAACTAAGTGATTTTCATCAG ACAATAAGTGAGGATAAAGCTATAATGAGGCCAAGAATAGGGTCAAGGCCACCAAAATGTGAGAGAAGGTGCAGATCATGTGAGCACTGTGAGGCAATCCAGGTGCCTACAAATCCCCAGGCGCAGAACGGAAAGAAAAACTCTTGGAAGTTTTCTTCGGTTGCATATGCCAGGCTTGGTGGCAGTTCCAACTACAAGCCCATGAGTTGGAAATGTAAATGTGGGAACCTCATTTTCAACCCCTGA
- the LOC114179198 gene encoding EPIDERMAL PATTERNING FACTOR-like protein 5 isoform X1 has translation MLSFTYCSSFHPIHFLHSLTYYILFLNTPLIPHKSFTLKWASIIISFVVKDLASFAFVFCFSLFQAGSIRGSLLKTISEDKAIMRPRIGSRPPKCERRCRSCEHCEAIQVPTNPQAQNGKKNSWKFSSVAYARLGGSSNYKPMSWKCKCGNLIFNP, from the exons ATGCTCTCATTCACTTACTGCTCCTCATTTCATCCCATTCATTTCCTCCATTCCCTCACTTACTACATTCTCTTCCTCAATACCCCTCTCATTCCTCACAAAAGTTTCACACTAAAATGGGCTTCGATCATCATCTCATTTGTGGTCAAAGACTTGGCTTCCTTTGCATTTGTCTTCTGTTTCTCATTGTTTCAAGCTGGATCCATAAGGGGTTCCTTATTGAAG ACAATAAGTGAGGATAAAGCTATAATGAGGCCAAGAATAGGGTCAAGGCCACCAAAATGTGAGAGAAGGTGCAGATCATGTGAGCACTGTGAGGCAATCCAGGTGCCTACAAATCCCCAGGCGCAGAACGGAAAGAAAAACTCTTGGAAGTTTTCTTCGGTTGCATATGCCAGGCTTGGTGGCAGTTCCAACTACAAGCCCATGAGTTGGAAATGTAAATGTGGGAACCTCATTTTCAACCCCTGA
- the LOC114176209 gene encoding cytochrome c oxidase subunit 6a, mitochondrial has product MATSLVRSGFLRTALRGGARGSQAPKRNFSSAGHHDDAYETAKWEKITYLGIVSCSALAIYNLSKGHPHTEEPPAYPYLHIRNKEFPWGPDGLFETKNHH; this is encoded by the exons ATGGCGACATCGCTTGTAAGATCGGGTTTTCTTCGAACGGCCCTACGTGGAGGCGCTCGTGGCTCCCAGGCTCCCAAGCGAAACTTTTCTTCGGCTGGTCATCACGATGATGCTT aCGAGACGGCCAAATGGGAGAAGATTACATATCTAGGCATTGTCAGTTGCTCTGCTTTGGCCATTTATAATCTATCAAAGGGCCACCCACACACAGAAGAACCTCCT GCTTACCCATATTTACATATCCGCAATAAGGAATTCCCATGGG GTCCCGATGGGCTATTCGAAACTAAGAACCACCACTAA
- the LOC114177119 gene encoding uncharacterized protein DDB_G0290685-like, translating to MFRLSPRRSQRSKGGFKVKHALQLCVLLGVCIWLVYQIKHSNDKKSSFVESTKTGGDVIKLGRKDLHPGVEKTPVVDARHKEEEEDEQQENKHEEVHKLDDVNGVEDEVLKHDEQSNNEENSEHRQDSIDQGTEENSENARTKGEAEHHNEQFFGENENMENKESESTLKDNEENRSETEDKETGEVKEEKNEPENDNMDNNESDNAMKENEENKSEGENNETGDTSEEKSQQANEETENKDKENEEVKQNETEEKDNVEGNHEQDSKEMTDENNHGESGGEEQDKVQEETTSKDQVQDGGKNEEEHREENYAGDNASSAVDHKPQDTDDNSKTEEESDKKENNEFELESQKNADTKEGVDSSVTTNSQGNESDAENKTQSENESQKSSTSESEQQEKNDSTKDSVDTLDSSQQNGIDTSSHNTEASENENNSKVEDSNNSNVEDSNIQNATLKTEDSSSSNSEEAWKKAETDESNANDGEYKDTTSNAAQNENPSNDSVQEGKQENVASSDNNNKDASNDVQLTSSDTSSEQKKDEAANVESNTNSAQNDNADQTNANGDGSANDNKDTSQSDSSSEQNKEGSSNSDNSSTSQSGTSSEKNNEESSNSDNSNDSNPSEQNKEGSSNSDNSNDASQSHTSSEQNNKETSNSDNGSDSNENASENKENENDNGNHNGEAQDNASGSSIPEEKDASSNNNADAGQGENDNTVQSKTSENEDGAQNKTVESQKEEESAHSNGDSNSNLNDQGSSDHSITHEDKESRVDLPQSHEESNQIKDTAAQ from the coding sequence ATGTTCAGGTTATCTCCCCGGAGGAGTCAAAGATCCAAAGGAGGCTTCAAGGTGAAGCATGCTCTACAGTTATGTGTTCTGCTTGGCGTTTGTATCTGGCTAGTCTACCAAATCAAACACTCTAATGACAAGAAATCATCCTTTGTTGAAAGCACGAAGACTGGCGGTGATGTTATCAAGTTGGGGAGGAAGGACCTTCATCCTGGCGTGGAGAAAACTCCAGTGGTAGATGCAAGGCacaaggaggaggaggaggatgaACAACAAGAAAACAAGCACGAAGAGGTACACAAACTGGATGATGTTAATGGTGTGGAAGATGAGGTCCTAAAGCATGATGAGCAAAGTAACAATGAAGAGAATTCTGAGCACAGACAGGATTCAATAGACCAAGGAACTGAAGAAAATTCTGAAAATGCTAGGACAAAAGGGGAAGCTGAACATCATAATGAGCAATTTTTTGGAGAGAATGAAAATATGGAAAACAAGGAGAGTGAGAGTACATTGAAGGATAATGAGGAGAACAGAAGTGAAACGGAGGACAAAGAAACTGGAGaagttaaagaagaaaagaatgagcCGGAGAATGACAATATGGATAACAATGAGAGTGACAATGCAATGAAGGAGAATGAAGAGAACAAAAGCGAAGGGGAGAACAATGAAACTGGAGACACTAGTGAAGAGAAAAGTCAGCAAGCTAATGAAGAGACGGAGAATAAAGATAAGGAAAATGAAGAGGTGAAACAGAATGAAACTGAAGAGAAGGACAATGTGGAGGGAAATCATGAGCAAGATAGTAAAGAAATGACAGATGAGAACAATCATGGAGAAAGTGGGGGAGAAGAGCAAGACAAAGTTCAGGAAGAGACTACATCTAAAGATCAGGTTCAGGACGGGGGCAAAAATGAGGAGGAGCATAGAGAGGAAAATTATGCTGGAGATAATGCTTCTAGTGCTGTAGACCACAAACCGCAAGACACGGATGACAATTCTAAGACAGAAGAAGAATCtgataaaaaggaaaacaatgaGTTCGAGCTAGAGTCTCAGAAGAATGCTGACACTAAAGAAGGGGTTGATTCTAGCGTCACAACAAACAGCCAAGGAAATGAAAGTGATGCTGAAAATAAGACACAGTCAGAGAATGAGTCACAGAAAAGTTCCACGTCAGAATCAGAACAACAAGAGAAAAATGATTCCACAAAGGATAGTGTAGATACTCTAGATTCATCACAGCAGAATGGGATTGACACATCATCTCATAATACTGAAGCatcagaaaatgaaaacaactcCAAAGTAGAGGACTCCAACAACTCCAATGTAGAGGACTCCAACATACAGAATGCAACACTAAAAACCGaagattcttcttcttctaactCAGAAGAAGCGTGGAAGAAAGCTGAAACAGATGAAAGCAATGCAAACGATGGTGAATACAAGGACACAACAAGTAATGCTGCTCAGAATGAAAACCCAAGCAACGATTCTGTCCAAGAAGGAAAGCAGGAAAATGTTGCATCATCCGACAATAACAACAAAGATGCTAGCAATGATGTTCAACTCACTTCTTCTGATACTTCCTCAGAACAAAAGAAAGATGAAGCCGCAAATGTAGAAAGTAATACAAATTCTGCGCAGAATGACAATGCTGATCAAACCAACGCAAACGGTGATGGAAGTGCTAATGACAACAAAGACACTAGCCAGTCTGATTCTTCATCTGAGCAAAACAAAGAGGGATCCTCCAACTCGGATAACAGCAGTACTAGCCAGTCTGGCACTTCATCTGAGAAAAACAACGAGGAATCCTCAAACTCAGATAACAGCAATGATTCTAACCCGTCTGAGCAAAACAAAGAGGGATCCTCAAACTCAGATAACAGCAATGATGCTAGCCAGTCTCATACTTCTTCTGAGCAAAACAATAAGGAAACCTCAAACTCAGATAACGGCAGTGATTCTAACGAGAATGCCTCTGAAAacaaggaaaatgaaaatgacaaTGGGAATCATAATGGTGAAGCACAAGACAATGCTTCGGGTTCATCCATTCCGGAAGAGAAAGATGCATCTTCAAATAACAATGCTGATGCAGGGCAGGGTGAGAATGATAACACAGTTCAGAGCAAGACTAGTGAAAATGAAGACGGTGCTCAAAACAAAACAGTGGAGTCACAAAAGGAGGAGGAATCTGCACACTCCAATGGAGACAGCAATTCTAACTTGAATGATCAAGGAAGTTCTGATCATTCAATCACTCATGAGGATAAAGAATCTCGCGTGGATTTGCCACAATCACATGAAGAAAGCAATCAAATTAAGGATACTGCAGCACAGTGA